A DNA window from Chitinophagales bacterium contains the following coding sequences:
- a CDS encoding uroporphyrinogen-III synthase, with product MLISQPEPENGKSPYYDIAKKYNIKVDFRKFIQVEGVSTKEFRKSRIVLNDYSAVIFTSRNSMDYFFSICESMRVKMSQETKYFCKSEAIALYLQKYIQYRKRKVFFGSGREEDLREILMKHKENEKFLLPCSNVSNSALPDFLEEKGFDFKPAVMYKTVSSDLSDLENIFYDIILFFSPHGLKSLFENFPDFKQNNTKLGAFGDTTAQAMEDYGLSVNIKAPAPGVPSMTMAVQKYLDKYNK from the coding sequence ATGCTCATCTCACAACCTGAGCCTGAGAATGGGAAATCGCCCTACTACGATATTGCTAAGAAGTACAATATCAAGGTGGATTTTCGGAAATTTATACAGGTAGAAGGAGTATCTACAAAAGAATTCAGGAAATCGAGAATTGTATTGAATGATTATTCTGCAGTGATTTTCACAAGTAGAAACTCTATGGATTATTTCTTTTCTATTTGTGAAAGCATGCGCGTAAAAATGTCGCAGGAGACAAAATATTTTTGTAAATCAGAAGCAATCGCACTCTACCTTCAGAAGTATATTCAATACCGCAAACGCAAGGTGTTTTTTGGAAGTGGTAGAGAAGAAGACCTCAGGGAAATATTGATGAAGCACAAGGAAAATGAAAAGTTTCTTTTACCTTGTTCCAATGTGTCAAACAGTGCCTTGCCAGATTTTCTTGAAGAAAAAGGCTTTGATTTTAAGCCGGCAGTTATGTATAAAACGGTAAGCAGTGATTTATCTGATCTGGAAAATATTTTTTATGATATAATTTTGTTTTTCAGCCCACACGGTTTGAAATCATTGTTTGAAAATTTCCCTGATTTCAAACAAAACAACACAAAGCTCGGTGCATTTGGCGATACTACTGCTCAAGCTATGGAAGATTATGGGCTTAGCGTAAACATAAAAGCACCGGCTCCTGGAGTGCCCTCTATGACTATGGCAGTTCAAAAGTACTTGGATAAGTACAACAAATAG
- a CDS encoding PorP/SprF family type IX secretion system membrane protein, translating into MSRFTFALLILSTCFYQGFGQNFPHFSQFPFQGMLYNPAVTGSNDAIEIDALYRSQWSGIQGQPKTLAIAAQSPINRLQSNLGLFFMHDRLGAEKNNYIQFAYAWRTPLKFANLAFGLSGGIVQKQIDGRELRAPEGEYREIFTHNDDYIPENFVSSISGDMNVGVYLNNEKWYAGVAVNNLLGSAHSFTDRGHDINIRSSRYLAVHGGYLIKISKNFDLQPNVLVLSDFNNYQGLYNLTVYFKQKLWLGMAFRGTSVNTKESIIPFLGFKVAKQLKLGYSYDAGISEIRNVNGGSHEIFVKYLIDIRKFMQSGKIIYNPRFM; encoded by the coding sequence ATGTCACGTTTCACGTTTGCTTTATTAATACTCTCTACTTGTTTCTACCAGGGGTTTGGACAGAATTTTCCTCATTTCAGCCAATTTCCCTTTCAGGGCATGCTTTATAATCCGGCTGTTACAGGCTCAAATGATGCGATAGAAATAGATGCGCTATACAGAAGCCAATGGTCAGGCATTCAAGGCCAGCCAAAAACGCTTGCTATAGCTGCACAATCGCCAATAAATCGACTTCAGTCTAACTTAGGGTTGTTCTTTATGCACGATAGGTTGGGGGCTGAAAAAAATAATTACATTCAATTTGCTTATGCATGGAGAACACCTCTCAAATTCGCAAACTTAGCCTTTGGATTAAGTGGAGGAATTGTTCAAAAACAAATTGACGGAAGAGAATTGAGAGCGCCTGAAGGAGAATATCGCGAAATTTTCACGCACAATGATGATTATATTCCCGAAAACTTTGTCAGCTCAATAAGTGGGGATATGAATGTTGGGGTTTATTTGAATAATGAAAAATGGTATGCCGGAGTAGCTGTAAATAATTTATTGGGGAGTGCCCATAGTTTTACTGACAGAGGGCATGATATTAACATTCGATCCAGTCGATACTTAGCTGTACATGGAGGGTATTTAATAAAAATCTCAAAAAACTTTGACTTACAACCAAATGTTTTAGTACTTTCGGATTTCAATAATTATCAGGGGTTGTATAACCTTACAGTTTATTTTAAACAAAAGCTTTGGCTTGGAATGGCATTTAGAGGTACCAGTGTAAATACTAAAGAGTCAATTATTCCGTTTTTAGGTTTCAAAGTTGCAAAACAATTAAAATTAGGATACAGTTATGATGCGGGAATCTCTGAAATTAGAAATGTAAATGGCGGTTCTCACGAAATTTTTGTGAAATATTTGATCGATATTCGTAAATTTATGCAGTCAGGGAAGATTATTTACAATCCAAGGTTTATGTAA
- a CDS encoding SUMF1/EgtB/PvdO family nonheme iron enzyme encodes MKSTVLSFGLFLVLLVSGCGAGFNGQLIGVQDRPGWNNVIPYGMVYVPSGNLHIGQSGQDVNYSMVQRTKSISIQGFFMDDTEVTNNEYRQFVHWVRDSITAFTMGGDFIENEGEEGEKVNWEFMSDFNYNDEEYKESLEGLYYPENEQMWGKHEMDVSKFVFDYYWLDIKEAARVSNRGKPRSEFFKSGTTPVYPDTLVWVRDFSYSYNEPMTRNYFWHPAFDDYPVVGVTWDQANAFSAWRTKFWGDYRAARGEVINDPFRLPTEHEWEYAARGGKANAPYPWGGPYLRNSKGCLLANFKPGRGNYPEDGGFYTVRADAYWPNDYGLFNMSGNVSEWTSTAFFENAYSFAHDMNPDVRYDAAEDDEITMKRKVVRGGSWKDIGYFLQTSTRNFEYQDSAKSYVGFRNVLTFLGRSIND; translated from the coding sequence ATGAAAAGCACAGTTCTCAGTTTTGGGTTATTTTTAGTGTTATTAGTTAGCGGCTGTGGTGCCGGTTTCAATGGCCAACTAATTGGAGTACAAGATCGTCCGGGTTGGAATAATGTTATACCTTATGGTATGGTTTATGTTCCCTCTGGTAATTTGCATATTGGTCAAAGTGGTCAGGATGTAAATTATTCTATGGTTCAAAGAACCAAATCTATCTCCATTCAAGGATTTTTTATGGATGATACAGAAGTCACTAATAATGAATACAGACAATTTGTTCATTGGGTTCGTGACTCAATTACCGCTTTTACTATGGGCGGTGACTTCATAGAAAATGAAGGAGAAGAAGGTGAAAAAGTGAATTGGGAATTCATGAGTGATTTCAACTACAATGATGAAGAGTACAAAGAATCTCTTGAGGGGCTTTACTATCCTGAAAATGAACAAATGTGGGGCAAACACGAAATGGATGTAAGTAAATTTGTGTTTGATTACTACTGGTTAGATATTAAAGAAGCTGCGCGTGTTTCAAACAGAGGTAAGCCCAGATCAGAATTTTTTAAGTCAGGTACTACACCTGTTTATCCCGATACATTAGTATGGGTAAGAGATTTTTCCTACTCTTACAATGAACCAATGACAAGAAATTATTTCTGGCACCCTGCCTTTGACGACTATCCTGTAGTTGGAGTTACATGGGATCAAGCCAATGCATTTTCAGCATGGAGAACAAAGTTTTGGGGAGACTACAGGGCAGCCAGAGGTGAGGTCATTAATGACCCGTTTAGGTTACCGACTGAACATGAGTGGGAATACGCAGCTCGTGGAGGAAAAGCCAATGCTCCTTATCCATGGGGAGGCCCTTATCTTAGGAATTCTAAAGGTTGTTTATTGGCCAACTTTAAACCAGGTAGGGGAAATTATCCTGAAGATGGCGGTTTTTATACTGTTAGAGCTGATGCTTATTGGCCTAATGATTATGGCCTGTTTAATATGTCTGGAAATGTTTCAGAATGGACGTCTACAGCTTTCTTTGAAAATGCATACTCCTTTGCTCATGATATGAATCCGGATGTGAGATATGATGCAGCAGAAGATGATGAAATCACTATGAAGCGCAAAGTTGTTCGCGGAGGCTCATGGAAAGACATAGGCTATTTCTTGCAAACAAGCACAAGAAATTTTGAATATCAGGATTCTGCCAAGTCATATGTGGGATTCAGAAATGTGCTCACATTCCTCGGAAGGTCTATCAATGATTAA
- the gldL gene encoding gliding motility protein GldL: MKGLVVFFESPKGQQIKNLIIGLGASVVIMGALFKLMSWPGAGLMLIVGLGTEAFIFALLGILPPHPDLYWEKFYPGVTTPPHLDEMHNEGKPINKPSVTDQLNDMLEKANVETRLIERLGNNLGKLGDTAEKISELGDVAASTSDYAAKTKEASEALVEMKNAYATATANVTALGQTTEDFKAYQEQIESVAKNLASLNSIYEVELSDTTSNLKALNQNLSSLNGVYGNMLSAMGGSRANS, from the coding sequence ATGAAAGGATTAGTCGTTTTTTTTGAATCTCCAAAAGGCCAACAAATCAAAAATCTTATTATTGGTTTAGGAGCTTCAGTTGTAATTATGGGGGCTTTGTTCAAACTTATGTCCTGGCCAGGAGCAGGACTTATGCTCATTGTAGGCTTGGGAACAGAGGCTTTTATCTTTGCCTTACTTGGAATTCTTCCCCCACATCCCGATTTGTACTGGGAAAAATTCTATCCAGGAGTTACAACCCCACCTCATTTAGATGAAATGCACAATGAAGGAAAACCTATTAATAAACCTTCTGTTACCGATCAATTGAATGATATGTTGGAGAAAGCCAATGTAGAAACACGTTTGATAGAAAGATTGGGTAATAATCTGGGTAAGTTGGGTGATACAGCTGAAAAAATCTCTGAATTGGGAGATGTTGCCGCTTCTACTTCAGATTACGCAGCAAAAACTAAAGAAGCTTCAGAAGCTTTGGTTGAAATGAAAAATGCTTATGCCACTGCCACTGCAAATGTTACTGCATTGGGACAAACTACTGAGGATTTCAAAGCATATCAGGAGCAGATCGAATCTGTAGCTAAGAACTTAGCTTCTCTTAACTCTATTTATGAAGTAGAACTTTCAGATACTACCTCAAATTTAAAAGCACTGAACCAAAACCTAAGCAGCTTGAATGGAGTGTATGGAAATATGCTTTCAGCTATGGGTGGTAGTCGTGCCAACTCTTAA
- a CDS encoding GldM family protein codes for MSIPKEPRQLMINMMYIVLVALLALNVSAEVLNAFQLVSNGMKTSNTALDNKNAATMRALDAAYKNDPKKVKAYLEDAQKVQASVDEFVSEISALKAQLVKETGGWVDGEVDGKLKNDKDYDTPTRILIDKKKGKELHDKILALKETVLNVPSLTEEERENLANQITLSVDYDKDAAKRLGKKSWQEYLFDHVPTVAVYTLLTKIQGDAKSSESMVLEKLLGKIGAEDYKFDALSAKVIAPSSYVLQGEEYQADIFVSAFSSTQDPEVFIGEFDPAKVTWEKGDPLPTKVPDNPLKPGFETVEVSGGIADFRVPASSVGVKKKEGVIRVKQPQGDGYDWFPFKLEYQVAPPSVVVSPTKMNVFYIGVDNPVDISVAGFPADRVRASLTEGGSITGSGGNYIAKVKKVGNTKVSVSVVLDDGSVKNMGAQEFRMKRVPDPIAVIGGMTGGNVKASTFKVQRGVIAELKNFDFDIRFHIVGFEMTYAAKRQDLVTADASGPSFTPKMLDFLNRAKPGDVFYFDDIKAKGPDGITRKLPGIVFKLI; via the coding sequence ATGTCAATTCCTAAGGAACCGAGACAGTTAATGATCAATATGATGTATATCGTATTGGTCGCACTACTGGCACTAAATGTTTCTGCCGAAGTACTGAATGCCTTTCAGTTGGTCAGTAACGGTATGAAAACCAGTAATACTGCTTTAGACAATAAAAATGCGGCAACAATGCGCGCCCTTGATGCCGCTTATAAAAATGACCCTAAAAAGGTTAAAGCGTATTTAGAAGATGCCCAAAAAGTACAGGCCAGTGTAGATGAGTTTGTTTCTGAAATCTCTGCTTTAAAAGCGCAATTGGTGAAAGAAACAGGAGGCTGGGTAGATGGAGAAGTAGATGGTAAGTTGAAAAACGATAAAGACTACGATACACCAACCAGAATCTTGATCGATAAGAAAAAGGGTAAGGAACTGCACGATAAAATTCTTGCATTGAAAGAAACAGTCCTAAATGTACCTTCTCTTACAGAGGAAGAAAGAGAGAATTTGGCAAATCAAATTACACTTAGTGTAGATTATGATAAAGATGCTGCCAAAAGGCTGGGTAAAAAATCATGGCAGGAATATTTGTTTGACCACGTACCAACTGTAGCAGTTTATACGCTGTTAACTAAGATTCAGGGTGATGCTAAAAGTTCAGAATCGATGGTCTTGGAAAAATTGCTTGGAAAAATTGGCGCGGAAGACTACAAGTTTGATGCACTTTCAGCAAAAGTAATCGCACCATCCTCTTATGTGCTTCAAGGTGAAGAATATCAGGCAGATATTTTTGTTTCAGCTTTTTCCAGTACACAAGATCCAGAAGTTTTTATTGGTGAATTTGATCCAGCTAAAGTCACATGGGAAAAAGGTGATCCTTTACCAACTAAAGTACCGGACAATCCATTGAAGCCTGGTTTTGAAACCGTTGAGGTTAGTGGTGGAATAGCGGATTTTAGAGTTCCAGCAAGCTCAGTTGGGGTTAAGAAAAAAGAAGGTGTGATTAGAGTGAAACAACCTCAGGGCGATGGATATGATTGGTTCCCTTTCAAATTAGAATATCAGGTTGCTCCACCAAGCGTTGTAGTTTCACCTACTAAAATGAACGTGTTTTATATTGGAGTTGACAACCCTGTAGATATTTCTGTAGCAGGATTTCCCGCTGATAGAGTTAGAGCTTCGCTTACTGAAGGTGGCTCAATTACAGGGTCAGGTGGAAATTATATCGCAAAAGTCAAAAAAGTTGGCAATACAAAGGTTAGTGTATCCGTTGTATTGGACGATGGTTCTGTTAAGAATATGGGAGCCCAAGAGTTTAGAATGAAAAGAGTGCCTGACCCGATTGCCGTTATTGGCGGAATGACAGGCGGAAATGTAAAGGCTTCTACTTTTAAAGTACAGCGTGGTGTTATAGCTGAATTAAAGAATTTCGATTTTGACATTCGTTTTCATATAGTTGGTTTTGAAATGACTTATGCAGCAAAAAGACAAGATTTGGTAACAGCAGATGCTTCAGGTCCTTCTTTTACACCAAAAATGTTAGACTTTTTAAATAGAGCCAAACCCGGTGATGTCTTTTACTTTGATGATATTAAAGCTAAAGGCCCTGATGGAATCACCAGAAAGCTTCCGGGTATTGTGTTTAAATTGATATAA